In the genome of Anabaena cylindrica PCC 7122, the window TTCCCTTGCAAATTCCTCCTTTGGGAATTACCCAATTTTGACTGTTACGTGTGGTGATCAATAAAACTTCAATTTTTCCATCTTTTATCCGATATGGAATGACTCCTGATTGTTGCAAAATTTTGGTGTTTTTTTGGGCCATTCGAGTAGCTTCCTATAAATCAACCTTTATATCTTAGTTATTGCGATCGCAATTGGGTAATAGTCGCGTTTGTAAATTGCACCATGATACCTCCAGTCCCCGCAGTCATCATTTTGACAAAACCTGTAAATTCTCTCCCTTTCTGTACCCTACCCTCCTGCTACCTCTCAGGTCTAAAGTCACCCTCATTTCCCGCCTACCGGCTATAGTCTCGGCAGCAAAAAAAGAAAAAATTATCAATTTCTGAATTTTTAACTCCCAAGTACTTGACAATTAGAAAAAAAAAGGCAACAATAATAAAGTTGCAAAGAACAAGGGACTGTAGTTCAATTGGTTAGAGCACCGCCCTGTCACGGCGGAAGTTGCGGGTTCGAGCCCCGTCAGTCCCGTTAAAAAGTGGTAAGTTACAGATAAGGGGCGTATTGCAATACGCCCCTAATTGTTTTTTTGTGTGAAAGAGAGAATTAACTGTGAGTGTTAGAGTTCGTATTGCTCCGAGTCCAACTGGAAACCTACATATTGGTACAGCCAGAACTGCTGTATTCAATTATTTATTCGCCCGTCACCACGGTGGGAAGTTTATCCTGAGAATTGAAGATACAGATTTAGAGCGATCGCGCCCCGAATACACCGACAATATCCTCAGTGGACTACGCTGGCTGGGATTGAACTGGGATGAAGGGCCATTTTTCCAATCTCAACGCCTACATCTTTACAGAGAAGCAGTACAAAAACTGCTAGATCAAGGATTAGCTTATCGTTGCTACACCACATCTGAAGAACTAGATGCGTTGCGAGAAAGACAAAAAGCTAGAAACGAAGCTCCCCGCTACGATAACCGTCACCGTAACCTCACCCCAGAACAACGCACAGCTTTTGAAGCCGAAGGACGTTCCGCTGTAATTCGTTTCAAAATTGACGACGGCCGGGAAATAGTCTGGAATGACTTAGTAAGAGGCCAAATGTCTTGGCGTGGAAGTGATTTGGGTGGTGATATGGTCATCGCTCGTGCTTCTGCTGAAGGGATTGGTCAACCACTGTATAACTTTGTCGTCGTTGTCGATGATATTGATATGCAAATTACTCATGTCATTCGTGGAGAAGACCACATAGCCAACACCGCTAAACAAATTCTGTTGTATGAAGCTTTAGGTGCAAAAATACCTGAATTTGCCCATACACCACTAATTTTGAATCAAGAAGGACGCAAACTTTCCAAGCGGGATGGAGTAACTTCTATTTCTGACTTTGAGAAAATGGGTTTTACCGCTGAAGGTCTGGTCAATTATATGACCTTGCTGGGTTGGTCAGCCCCAGATTCAACCCAAGAAATTTTTACCTTGGAAGCAGCTGCTAAAGAGTTTACCTTTGAGCGTGTTAATAAAGCCGGGGCTAAATTCGACTGGGATAAATTGGATTGGTTGAATAGTCAATATGTCCATCATATGCCAGTAGATCAACTCACAGATTTGCTCATACCTGTCTGGGAAACTGCTGGATATACATTTTCGGGTGGTAGAGAGCGTCCTTGGTTAGAGCAGCTAGTAAGTTTAATTGCTGCTAGTCTGACTCGCTTGGTGGATGCTGTAGCCATGAGCAAAATGTTCTTTACAGATGGGGTAGAATTAACCGAAGAAGGTTCTGCCCAACTCCAGCAAGAAGGGGTAAAAGCGACACTGCAAGGTATTATTACAGCTTTAGAAAATCAATCAGAACTGTCAGCAGATAGCGCTCAAGAAATAATTAAACAAGTGGTGAAAGAGCAAAAAGTCAAAAAAGGCTTAGTTATGCGATCGCTCAGAGCCGCCCTAACAGGAGATGTACATGGCCCTGACCTTATCCAATCATGGCTATTACTAAATCAAATCGGTTTAGATAAACCTCGGTTAAATCAAGCAATTAATTAGGTAATGGGTAATTAATAATTGGTAATTGGTAATTGGTAATGGGTAATTGGGAAAGAATAATTTATCTTTCCCCTTGCCCCTCTGCCCCCCTGCCCCTCTGCCCCCCTCTGCTCCCCTGCTCCCCTGCTCCCCTTCTCCCCTGGGAACTTGGTATGTAAAATCTATGTCTTAAAAATTACTTAGAAATGAATGTAATGCAATGCCTAAAAAAGTGGTTAATATAAGAATCAAATTATCATTGATGATAGTTACGCTCTTCATCACACCGATTATTGATAATATTGCTAATGCTCAAGAAGCACCACCAATTTTTGGAGATATCACCATCAAACCCAAATTTTCACCCGATCCTTTGAAAGTGCGGGGGATGAGTGGTGGTTCAGTGAAGGCAAGCGAAGTGGGTGGGAAAGAAACCCCCACAGGCCCTTGCGCTGGGTTTGTAGATCAAGCACCAGATCACACACTGAAATTAATAAGTAAATTCGATTACCTAAAAGTGGAAGTAGAAAGTCCAGCGGACACCACGATGATTATTAAAGGCCCTGGTGGTGTTTGGTGCAATGATGATTTTAATGGTAAAAATCCTGGCATTGTGGGTGAGTGGTTGAAAGGAACTTACCAAATTTGGGTCGGTTCCTACGAAAAAGGAAAATATTTACCCTACACTTTAAAAATTACAGAAGTTAAGTAGGTCAACGGATTTTGGATTTGTTTCATCCACAAGGAACGGAGTTTTGTCCAGATACATAGCTTCTGGAGCAGGAGTACCAAAAATCTAAAATCTGCTTTTTGAAGTCTAAACCTATAACTGTTAAAGGTTTCACTCGTTTTGAGGATAAGAGAAGGACGGGGAAAAAACTCACCTTGTCTCGACAATCCTGTATTTGTATTAAAATGAGAATTAAGTTAACTTTAATTAAGATTTTTGATAAGCGTGACGGATCTGCCATGGGGACTTAATAGCCTTTTGGTTATCCCCAAACGGTGATCAGACATCCAATTAAACAAAATGGATTTATAAACATCCGTTACACAGCAGCGTTACCAAGCCAGGAAAAATGAAAGATCGAACTTGACAACTTGATACTTTTGAAACTGGGTATTTGGTGAACAAAGCTAATTAGTCGTATTGGCATCTAGAGGTAAATTAAAAGATGAAATTCTCTTGGAAAGTGGTAGCACTCTGGTCAGTGCTTGCTTTGGTAATTGGCTTTTTCTTCTGGCAAGGGGCTTTTGCAAATGTTCCTACGGATACAAGTAAGAATGCGGCTAATACTCGCATGACTTATGGTCGCTTTCTTGAATACTTAGATGCAGACCGCGTGACCAATGTGGATCTTTACGACGGTGGTAGAACCGCGATTATCGAAGCTAATGACCAAGATATCGAAAACCGCATTCAACGTTGGCGAGTAGATTTACCTATTAATGCTCCTGAGTTAATTAACAAACTCAAAGAACACAAAGTCAGTTTTGACGCTCATCCTATGCGTAATGATGGCGCAATCTGGGGATTGTTGGGTAATCTTGTATTCCCAGTATTATTGATTACTGGTTTGTTCTTTTTGTTCCGTCGCTCTAACAACCTCCCTGGTGGTCCCGGACAAGCGATGAATTTCGGTAAATCCCGCGCTCGTTTCCAAATGGAAGCAAAAACTGGGGTAAAATTTGATGATGTTGCTGGGATTGAGGAAGCGAAAGAAGAACTGCAAGAAGTTGTGACTTTCCTCAAACAGCCAGAAAGATTTACTGCTGTTGGCGCTCGGATTCCCAAGGGTGTACTGTTAATTGGCCCTCCTGGTACTGGTAAGACTTTACTAGCAAAAGCGATCGCAGGTGAAGCTGGTGTACCAT includes:
- the gltX gene encoding glutamate--tRNA ligase gives rise to the protein MSVRVRIAPSPTGNLHIGTARTAVFNYLFARHHGGKFILRIEDTDLERSRPEYTDNILSGLRWLGLNWDEGPFFQSQRLHLYREAVQKLLDQGLAYRCYTTSEELDALRERQKARNEAPRYDNRHRNLTPEQRTAFEAEGRSAVIRFKIDDGREIVWNDLVRGQMSWRGSDLGGDMVIARASAEGIGQPLYNFVVVVDDIDMQITHVIRGEDHIANTAKQILLYEALGAKIPEFAHTPLILNQEGRKLSKRDGVTSISDFEKMGFTAEGLVNYMTLLGWSAPDSTQEIFTLEAAAKEFTFERVNKAGAKFDWDKLDWLNSQYVHHMPVDQLTDLLIPVWETAGYTFSGGRERPWLEQLVSLIAASLTRLVDAVAMSKMFFTDGVELTEEGSAQLQQEGVKATLQGIITALENQSELSADSAQEIIKQVVKEQKVKKGLVMRSLRAALTGDVHGPDLIQSWLLLNQIGLDKPRLNQAIN